The proteins below are encoded in one region of Amycolatopsis magusensis:
- a CDS encoding SDR family oxidoreductase encodes MSARRFAVAGATGRLGSHVVDVLVERGHEVVPMSRATGVDVITGAGLAEALAGVDVIIDVASWHASDQQAATEFFRTAARNLHEAGQKAGAGLLVAVSIIGADKATAGFLVSQQTHEEAVLAGPLPARILRAAQFHELVGQLLDWQQGGLVHVPRLPTQLVAARTVAEAVVDLATDPDAPSPGTPIPEIAGPREEIMSEAAELLGARRNVKVVGVDEAPDAELAAAGAFLPGPHARLAGPTFREWLDAQH; translated from the coding sequence ATGAGCGCCCGCAGGTTCGCGGTGGCCGGGGCGACCGGCCGGTTGGGCAGCCACGTCGTCGACGTTCTCGTGGAGCGTGGGCACGAGGTCGTGCCGATGTCCCGGGCGACAGGCGTCGACGTCATCACCGGTGCGGGTCTAGCCGAGGCGCTCGCCGGGGTGGACGTCATCATCGACGTCGCGTCGTGGCACGCCTCCGACCAGCAGGCGGCCACGGAGTTCTTCCGCACCGCGGCCCGGAACCTCCACGAGGCGGGTCAGAAGGCCGGAGCCGGGCTGCTCGTCGCCGTGTCGATCATCGGCGCGGACAAGGCCACGGCCGGATTCCTCGTTTCCCAGCAGACGCACGAGGAGGCTGTGCTGGCCGGTCCCCTGCCCGCTCGGATCCTGCGAGCCGCGCAGTTCCACGAGTTGGTCGGTCAGCTCCTGGACTGGCAGCAGGGTGGCCTGGTCCACGTCCCGCGCCTGCCCACCCAGCTCGTGGCGGCCCGTACCGTGGCCGAGGCGGTGGTCGACCTGGCCACCGACCCCGACGCGCCGTCCCCCGGAACGCCGATCCCGGAGATCGCCGGGCCGCGCGAGGAGATCATGTCCGAGGCGGCCGAACTCCTCGGTGCCCGCCGGAACGTCAAGGTCGTCGGCGTCGACGAGGCGCCCGACGCCGAACTCGCCGCCGCCGGGGCCTTCCTGCCCGGCCCGCACGCCCGGCTCGCCGGCCCCACCTTCCGGGAGTGGCTGGACGCGCAGCACTGA
- a CDS encoding SDR family oxidoreductase, with product MIPVPKYPAGRDLLRDKVVVITAAAGTGIGSAVAKRCQEEGARVVLSDRHERRLAEKAAELGGVTAIPCDVTDGTQVQALIDGAVAHHGRIDVLINNAGLGGSKSIVDMTDDEWSSVLDVTLNSTFRVTRAALRRFIEQGDGGAVVNNASVLGWRAQEGQAHYAAAKAGVMALTRCAAVDVAPHGIRVNAVAPSLAMHPFLAKVTSEEVLAELTAREVSGRAAEPWEVANVMVFLASDYASYLTGEVVSVSSQHA from the coding sequence GTGATTCCTGTGCCGAAGTACCCGGCCGGTCGTGACCTGCTGCGGGACAAGGTCGTGGTGATCACCGCCGCGGCGGGCACCGGGATCGGCTCCGCGGTGGCCAAGCGCTGCCAGGAGGAGGGTGCGCGGGTGGTGCTCAGCGACCGGCACGAGCGCAGGCTGGCCGAGAAGGCGGCCGAGCTCGGCGGGGTGACCGCGATCCCGTGCGACGTCACCGACGGGACGCAGGTCCAGGCGCTGATCGACGGGGCCGTCGCGCACCACGGCCGGATCGACGTGCTGATCAACAACGCCGGCCTCGGCGGCAGCAAGTCCATTGTGGACATGACGGACGACGAGTGGTCCTCCGTGCTCGACGTGACACTGAACAGCACGTTCCGCGTCACCAGGGCGGCGTTGCGTCGGTTCATCGAGCAGGGTGACGGGGGCGCGGTGGTGAACAACGCCTCCGTGCTCGGCTGGCGGGCGCAGGAGGGGCAGGCGCACTACGCCGCGGCGAAGGCCGGGGTAATGGCGCTGACCAGGTGCGCCGCGGTCGACGTGGCGCCGCACGGGATCCGGGTCAACGCGGTCGCGCCCAGCCTGGCCATGCACCCGTTCCTGGCCAAGGTGACCAGCGAAGAGGTGCTGGCGGAGCTGACCGCGCGCGAGGTTTCGGGCAGGGCGGCGGAGCCGTGGGAGGTGGCGAATGTGATGGTGTTCCTCGCCAGTGACTACGCCTCGTACCTGACCGGCGAGGTGGTCTCCGTTTCCAGTCAGCACGCGTGA
- a CDS encoding RNA polymerase sigma-70 factor, whose translation MTRTNGPADVFVAHRGLLFTVAYELLGSAVDAEDVLQEAWLRWAGVDHDTVRQQRAYLVRIVTRQALDRLRVLGRRKESYVGPWLPEPLLTAPDVAEDVELAESVSMAMLLVLETLAPTERAVFVLREVFELDYGEIAEAVGKNPVAVRQIAHRARAHVAARRPRGTASPAENQAALQAFQRAVETGDLQGLLDILAPDVVAVSDGGGVKHALPRPIVGASKLAHLLAAGWYPRGVTWSAEPVEVNGGPGLLVRLDGEIDGVLSVQVENGLIAGLFHVRNPEKLSQVGREVVISR comes from the coding sequence GTGACAAGAACGAACGGGCCGGCCGACGTCTTCGTCGCCCACCGCGGACTGCTGTTCACCGTCGCCTACGAGCTGCTGGGTTCGGCCGTCGACGCCGAAGACGTGCTGCAGGAGGCCTGGCTGCGCTGGGCGGGCGTCGACCACGACACCGTCCGGCAGCAGCGTGCCTACCTGGTGCGGATCGTCACCCGGCAGGCGCTGGACCGGCTGCGGGTGCTCGGCAGGCGCAAGGAGTCCTACGTCGGGCCGTGGCTGCCCGAACCGTTGCTGACCGCGCCTGATGTGGCCGAAGACGTCGAACTCGCCGAGAGCGTCTCGATGGCGATGCTGCTGGTGCTCGAAACGCTCGCCCCGACCGAGCGGGCGGTGTTCGTGCTGCGCGAGGTCTTCGAGCTGGACTACGGCGAGATCGCCGAAGCCGTCGGCAAGAATCCCGTCGCCGTGCGGCAGATCGCCCACCGGGCACGGGCGCACGTCGCCGCGCGACGGCCACGTGGCACGGCCTCCCCGGCCGAAAACCAGGCCGCGCTCCAGGCATTCCAGCGGGCCGTGGAAACCGGCGACCTCCAGGGCCTGCTCGACATCCTCGCACCGGACGTGGTCGCGGTGAGCGACGGCGGCGGGGTCAAGCACGCGCTGCCGCGTCCCATCGTGGGGGCGAGCAAGTTGGCACACCTGCTGGCCGCGGGCTGGTACCCACGCGGCGTGACGTGGTCGGCCGAACCGGTCGAGGTCAACGGCGGCCCGGGACTGCTCGTCCGGTTGGACGGCGAGATCGACGGCGTGCTGTCGGTGCAGGTGGAGAACGGCCTCATCGCCGGGCTCTTCCACGTGCGCAATCCCGAGAAGCTGTCGCAGGTGGGCCGGGAAGTCGTCATCAGCCGCTGA
- a CDS encoding acyl-CoA dehydrogenase family protein — translation MTEFRERVRDWLAENLTGEFAALRGLGGPGREHEAFEERLAWERHLAEGGWTCLGWPEEHGGRGASLDEQVIFHEEYAKANAPAKVGHLGEQLLGPTLIAFGTPEQQRRFLPKIAAVEELWCQGYSEPGAGSDLAAVSTTATLDGDEWVLHGQKVWTSLAQQADWCFVLARTEPGSKRHKGLSYLLVPMRQPGVEIRPIVQLTGTSEFNEVFFDGARTARELVVGEPGDGWRVAMATLGFERGVATLGQQVGFRRELRALTDLARRNGTAEDPYVAERLARAWVGLEVMNAHARRTLGDDSPGVAEVSKLVWANWHRSLGELAMLVRGRESVLADELDEWQRLYLFTRADTIYGGSNEIQRNVIAERVLGLPREARP, via the coding sequence GTGACCGAGTTCCGGGAACGGGTGCGCGACTGGCTGGCCGAGAATCTGACCGGCGAGTTCGCCGCGCTGCGTGGTCTCGGCGGGCCGGGGCGTGAGCACGAGGCGTTCGAAGAACGGCTGGCCTGGGAACGGCACCTCGCTGAGGGTGGCTGGACCTGCCTCGGCTGGCCGGAGGAACACGGCGGCCGCGGGGCGAGCCTCGACGAGCAGGTGATCTTCCACGAGGAGTACGCCAAGGCGAACGCGCCGGCCAAGGTCGGGCACCTCGGTGAGCAACTGCTCGGGCCGACGCTGATCGCCTTCGGCACGCCGGAGCAGCAGCGGCGCTTCCTGCCGAAGATCGCCGCCGTGGAGGAACTCTGGTGCCAGGGCTACTCCGAGCCGGGCGCGGGATCGGACCTGGCCGCGGTGTCGACCACCGCCACGCTCGACGGTGACGAATGGGTGCTGCACGGGCAGAAGGTGTGGACTTCGCTGGCGCAGCAGGCCGACTGGTGCTTCGTGCTGGCACGCACCGAACCCGGCTCGAAACGCCACAAAGGACTGTCCTACCTGTTGGTGCCGATGCGGCAACCCGGTGTCGAGATCCGGCCGATCGTGCAGCTGACCGGCACCTCGGAGTTCAACGAGGTGTTCTTCGATGGCGCCCGGACCGCCCGCGAACTGGTGGTCGGCGAACCGGGTGACGGCTGGCGGGTCGCGATGGCCACACTCGGCTTCGAACGCGGTGTCGCCACCCTCGGGCAGCAGGTCGGCTTCCGCCGTGAACTGCGAGCGCTCACCGATCTCGCCCGGCGCAACGGCACCGCGGAAGACCCGTACGTCGCGGAACGACTGGCGCGCGCGTGGGTCGGGCTCGAGGTGATGAACGCGCACGCACGCCGTACGCTCGGTGACGACTCACCCGGCGTGGCCGAAGTGTCCAAACTGGTCTGGGCGAACTGGCACCGCTCGCTCGGTGAGCTGGCGATGCTGGTGCGTGGCCGGGAATCCGTGCTCGCCGACGAGCTGGACGAATGGCAGCGGCTTTACCTGTTCACCCGCGCCGACACCATCTACGGCGGCTCCAACGAGATCCAGCGCAACGTGATCGCCGAGCGCGTGCTCGGCCTGCCGAGGGAGGCCCGCCCGTGA
- a CDS encoding NAD(P)H-dependent flavin oxidoreductase, giving the protein MKTALTELTGIRHPVVQTGMGWVAGPRLVSATAEGGGLGILASATMTYEELATAIKETKLRTAKPFGVNLRADAGDAGRRVDLLIAERVKVASFALAPKPDMIAKLKDHGVVVIPSVGAARHAEKVAGWGADAVIVQGGEGGGHTGGVATTLLLPSVLDVVDIPVVAAGGFYDGRGLAAALAYGAAGVAMGTRFLLTRESTVPDAVKRAYLARGLGDTVVTRKVDGLPHRVLRTGLVDALERSGRLTGLARAVGNAARFRRITGLTWRSMVREGVAMKRGGDRDWAQVLMAANTPMLLRAGLVGGDPDAGVLASGQVVGLLEDLPAVAGLIERIVADAERILRRLGER; this is encoded by the coding sequence GTGAAGACCGCGCTGACCGAACTCACCGGGATCCGGCACCCGGTGGTGCAGACCGGAATGGGCTGGGTCGCCGGGCCGCGGCTGGTCTCCGCCACCGCCGAGGGCGGCGGGCTCGGCATCCTCGCGTCGGCGACGATGACCTACGAGGAACTCGCCACCGCGATCAAGGAAACCAAGCTGCGCACGGCGAAACCGTTCGGCGTCAACCTGCGGGCCGACGCCGGGGACGCCGGGCGCCGGGTCGACCTGCTCATCGCGGAACGGGTCAAGGTCGCTTCCTTCGCGCTGGCCCCGAAACCGGACATGATCGCCAAGCTCAAAGACCACGGGGTGGTGGTCATTCCGTCGGTCGGGGCCGCGCGGCACGCCGAGAAGGTGGCGGGCTGGGGCGCCGACGCGGTGATCGTGCAGGGCGGCGAGGGTGGCGGGCACACCGGCGGCGTGGCCACCACGCTGCTGCTGCCGTCCGTGCTGGACGTGGTGGACATCCCGGTGGTGGCCGCGGGCGGCTTCTACGACGGGCGCGGGCTCGCCGCCGCGCTGGCCTACGGCGCGGCCGGGGTGGCGATGGGCACCCGCTTCCTGCTGACCCGCGAAAGCACCGTGCCGGACGCGGTCAAACGCGCCTACCTGGCCCGCGGCCTCGGCGACACCGTGGTGACCCGCAAGGTCGACGGCCTGCCGCACCGCGTGCTGCGCACCGGGCTGGTCGATGCGCTGGAGCGTTCCGGGCGGCTCACCGGCCTCGCCAGGGCCGTCGGCAACGCCGCGCGGTTCCGCCGCATCACCGGCCTGACCTGGCGATCCATGGTGCGCGAGGGTGTCGCGATGAAGCGCGGCGGTGATCGTGACTGGGCGCAGGTGCTGATGGCCGCGAACACCCCGATGCTGCTGCGCGCCGGGCTCGTCGGGGGCGATCCGGACGCGGGGGTGCTGGCGTCCGGCCAGGTGGTGGGGCTGCTCGAAGACCTCCCCGCGGTGGCCGGGTTGATCGAGCGGATCGTGGCCGACGCGGAGCGGATCCTTCGGCGTCTCGGCGAGCGCTGA
- a CDS encoding alpha/beta fold hydrolase, with amino-acid sequence MIAQRCPVVDGELQVEATGDGPPLLMIAGGLGSAGSYRALAKRLGSDYTVLTYDRRGHFRSTDRTTGPISVSTQADDARAVIEHAGLGKATVFGTSAGALIGLDLAARHPDVLTGLIAHEPPLITLLPDAYEWLEFAEAQVNACEKGDLIGAFTQFVGSLAGAGLPELKMVRLPNEEEWSYLFTREIRQFYSYEADLVALRRSRVEITPTAGRDSRGYYHYRPAKALALELGQPFAEVPGAHLAPQRNPKAFEAALRELLADLT; translated from the coding sequence ATGATTGCTCAGCGGTGCCCGGTCGTCGACGGTGAGCTACAGGTCGAAGCCACCGGTGACGGTCCCCCGCTGCTGATGATCGCGGGCGGGCTGGGGTCCGCGGGCAGCTACCGGGCGCTGGCCAAGCGGCTGGGCAGCGACTACACCGTGCTCACCTACGACCGGCGCGGGCACTTCCGCAGCACCGACCGCACCACCGGGCCGATCTCGGTCAGCACCCAGGCCGACGACGCGCGGGCGGTCATCGAGCACGCCGGGCTCGGCAAGGCGACCGTGTTCGGCACCAGCGCGGGCGCGCTGATCGGGCTGGACCTGGCCGCGCGGCACCCCGACGTGCTGACCGGGCTGATCGCGCACGAACCACCGCTGATCACCCTGCTGCCGGACGCCTATGAGTGGCTGGAGTTCGCCGAAGCGCAGGTCAACGCGTGCGAGAAGGGCGATCTGATCGGCGCGTTCACCCAGTTCGTCGGCTCGCTCGCCGGGGCGGGCCTGCCGGAGCTGAAGATGGTCCGCCTGCCGAACGAGGAGGAGTGGAGCTACCTGTTCACCAGGGAGATCCGGCAGTTCTACAGCTACGAAGCCGACCTGGTGGCGCTGCGGCGCTCGCGGGTGGAGATCACGCCGACCGCCGGGCGGGACAGCCGCGGTTACTACCACTACCGCCCGGCGAAGGCGCTCGCGCTGGAACTGGGGCAGCCGTTCGCCGAGGTCCCGGGCGCGCACCTGGCCCCGCAACGCAACCCGAAGGCCTTCGAGGCCGCGCTTCGGGAACTGCTCGCCGACCTGACGTAA
- a CDS encoding CoA transferase subunit A, which produces MPDKRTTPDEIVAELSDGMTIGIGGWGSRRKPMALVRALLRSPVKDLTVVSYGGPDVGLLASAGKIRRLVFGFVTLDSIPFDPWFSRVREQGAIEVTEYDEGVFGTALSAAAQRLPFLPTRAGLGSAVMDLNPHLRSVRSPYDDGEELLAVPALKLDAALIHLNRADARGNAQYLGPDPYFDELFALASARTFVSVEKIVDTAELTAGGPVQSLLLNRSSVDGVAETPKGAHFTTAAPDYGRDERFQRHYAESAKDLDKWPAFADRFLSGDEQRYQDEVAKFTEEAA; this is translated from the coding sequence ATGCCGGATAAGCGCACGACACCGGACGAGATCGTCGCCGAGCTCTCCGACGGCATGACGATCGGCATCGGCGGCTGGGGCTCGCGGCGCAAGCCGATGGCGCTGGTCCGCGCGTTGCTGCGGTCGCCGGTCAAGGACCTGACCGTGGTCTCCTACGGCGGCCCGGACGTGGGCCTGCTGGCCTCCGCGGGCAAGATCCGGCGGCTGGTGTTCGGCTTCGTCACGCTCGACTCGATCCCGTTCGACCCCTGGTTCAGCCGGGTGCGCGAGCAGGGCGCGATCGAGGTGACCGAGTACGACGAGGGCGTCTTCGGCACCGCGCTTTCCGCTGCCGCGCAACGACTTCCGTTCCTGCCGACCCGGGCGGGTCTCGGCTCGGCCGTGATGGACCTCAACCCGCACCTGCGCAGCGTGCGCTCGCCGTATGACGACGGTGAGGAACTGCTCGCCGTGCCGGCGCTGAAGCTGGACGCCGCGCTCATCCACCTCAACCGCGCCGACGCCCGCGGCAACGCGCAGTACCTCGGCCCGGATCCGTACTTCGACGAACTGTTCGCACTGGCCTCCGCACGCACCTTCGTCAGCGTCGAGAAGATCGTCGACACGGCCGAGCTCACCGCGGGCGGGCCGGTGCAAAGCCTGCTGCTGAACCGGAGTTCGGTCGACGGTGTGGCGGAGACGCCGAAGGGCGCGCACTTCACCACGGCCGCGCCCGACTACGGCCGGGACGAGCGGTTCCAGCGGCACTACGCCGAATCCGCCAAGGACCTCGACAAGTGGCCCGCCTTCGCCGACCGCTTCCTCAGCGGGGACGAACAGCGGTACCAGGACGAGGTCGCGAAGTTCACGGAGGAGGCCGCATGA
- a CDS encoding CoA-transferase subunit beta: MSVTRAEVAAVACAELFRGDGEILVSPMGLLPSIGARLARLTFEPDLLLTNGEAYLVDTDGTIEGWQPFRKVLDTVVPHGKRHVVMGANQVSRHGDQNISAIGDHDRPVKQLLGVRGGPGNTVNHRTSYWVPRHGKRVFVSEVDIVSGVGYRQAKGFPFHDVHRVVTNLAVLDFGGPDHTMRLVSTHPGVSVDEVCANTSFELHTEGVTETREPTGEELRLLREVVDPKGHREREVPS, from the coding sequence ATGAGCGTCACCCGCGCCGAGGTCGCCGCGGTCGCCTGCGCGGAGTTGTTCCGCGGCGACGGGGAGATCCTGGTCAGCCCGATGGGCCTGCTGCCGTCGATCGGCGCGCGGCTGGCCCGGCTCACCTTCGAGCCCGACCTGCTGCTCACCAACGGCGAGGCGTACCTGGTCGACACCGACGGCACGATCGAAGGCTGGCAGCCGTTCCGCAAGGTGCTCGACACCGTGGTACCGCACGGGAAACGGCACGTGGTGATGGGCGCGAACCAGGTCAGCCGCCACGGCGACCAGAACATCTCGGCGATCGGCGACCACGACCGGCCGGTCAAGCAACTGCTCGGCGTGCGCGGTGGTCCTGGCAACACGGTCAACCACCGCACCAGCTACTGGGTGCCCCGGCACGGCAAGCGGGTCTTCGTGTCCGAAGTGGACATTGTCTCCGGCGTCGGCTACCGGCAGGCGAAGGGGTTCCCGTTCCACGACGTCCACCGCGTGGTGACCAACCTGGCCGTGCTCGACTTCGGCGGACCGGACCACACCATGCGGCTGGTGTCCACGCACCCCGGGGTTTCGGTGGACGAGGTGTGCGCGAACACCTCCTTCGAGCTGCACACCGAGGGTGTCACCGAGACCCGGGAGCCCACCGGCGAAGAACTGCGGCTGCTGCGGGAAGTCGTGGACCCGAAAGGCCATCGGGAACGGGAAGTGCCGTCGTGA
- a CDS encoding carboxymuconolactone decarboxylase family protein: MSAPTTTEPGNPRSRMPNPLPFLPELAEIAPVLHQAIRNGSIPETTTNLVQLRAGQVLGSTYFTIRDTANLRAAGEPEERITAVATWRTASCFTDAERVALELTEAVLTPNPAGERVSDELHARASAHYDDKALWTLVMVLGHIGFFTPAALIAKPIPGRPPGQNYSEGHGE; the protein is encoded by the coding sequence ATGTCCGCACCCACGACGACCGAGCCGGGGAACCCCCGGTCGCGGATGCCCAACCCGCTGCCGTTCCTCCCCGAACTGGCCGAAATCGCCCCGGTCCTGCACCAGGCCATCCGCAACGGCTCGATCCCCGAAACCACCACCAACCTGGTGCAACTCCGGGCCGGGCAGGTGCTCGGCAGCACGTACTTCACCATCCGGGACACCGCGAACCTGCGCGCGGCCGGTGAGCCGGAGGAGCGCATCACCGCCGTGGCGACCTGGCGGACCGCCTCCTGCTTCACCGACGCCGAACGGGTCGCGCTGGAACTCACCGAAGCCGTCCTCACCCCGAACCCGGCCGGGGAACGCGTCTCCGACGAACTGCACGCGAGGGCGTCCGCGCACTACGACGACAAGGCGCTCTGGACGCTGGTCATGGTGCTCGGGCACATCGGCTTCTTCACCCCGGCCGCGCTCATCGCCAAGCCGATCCCCGGCAGGCCACCGGGCCAGAACTACAGCGAGGGGCACGGCGAATGA
- a CDS encoding acetyl-CoA C-acetyltransferase, with protein MAEAYVLDAVRTPVGRRGGALSGTHSADLGAHVIQAVVERAGVEPALVDDVILGCTDTLGPQAGNIARTAWLAAGFPHHVPGVTVDRQCGSSQQAVHFAAQAVLSGTMDLVLAGGVQNMSQIPISAAMLAGREYGFEDPYSGSKGWQERYGAAEISQFHAAEMIASHWGFPRAQLEEYAYSSHQRAIAAIDEGRFDAEIAPVGEFRHDEGPRRDTTLERMASLKPLSPGSALTAAVASQISDGASATLIASAAFVEEHGLRPRARIHHLSVRAADPVWMLTGPIPATAHALRRTGLSISDIDLFEVNEAFASVVLAWLDETGADPARVNVNGGGIALGHPIGATGTKLFATLLHELERREGRYGLQTMCEGGGTANVTIIERL; from the coding sequence ATGGCCGAGGCCTACGTGCTCGACGCCGTGCGCACCCCGGTGGGCAGGCGCGGTGGTGCGCTCAGCGGGACGCACTCCGCCGATCTCGGCGCCCACGTGATCCAGGCGGTGGTCGAGCGCGCCGGCGTGGAGCCCGCGCTGGTCGACGACGTGATCCTCGGCTGCACGGACACGCTCGGGCCGCAGGCGGGCAACATCGCCAGGACCGCGTGGCTGGCCGCCGGGTTCCCGCACCACGTGCCGGGGGTGACGGTGGACCGGCAGTGCGGGTCGAGCCAGCAGGCGGTGCACTTCGCCGCGCAGGCGGTGCTCAGCGGCACGATGGACCTGGTGCTGGCGGGCGGGGTGCAGAACATGAGCCAGATCCCGATCAGCGCGGCCATGCTGGCCGGGCGCGAGTACGGCTTCGAAGATCCGTACTCGGGGTCGAAAGGCTGGCAGGAGCGTTACGGCGCCGCCGAGATTTCGCAGTTCCACGCCGCCGAGATGATCGCTTCGCATTGGGGTTTCCCGCGGGCGCAGCTGGAGGAGTACGCGTACTCGAGCCACCAGCGCGCCATCGCGGCGATCGACGAGGGCCGGTTCGACGCGGAGATCGCGCCGGTCGGCGAGTTCCGCCACGACGAAGGGCCGCGGCGGGACACCACACTGGAGCGCATGGCCTCGCTGAAGCCGCTGAGCCCTGGCTCGGCGCTGACCGCGGCCGTGGCCAGCCAGATCTCGGACGGTGCTTCGGCGACGCTGATCGCCTCGGCCGCTTTCGTCGAGGAGCACGGTCTGCGCCCGCGTGCCCGCATCCACCACCTGTCGGTGCGTGCCGCGGACCCGGTGTGGATGCTGACCGGCCCGATCCCGGCGACCGCGCACGCGTTGCGCCGCACCGGGTTGTCGATCAGCGACATCGACCTGTTCGAGGTGAACGAGGCCTTCGCCAGCGTGGTGCTGGCGTGGCTGGACGAAACCGGCGCGGACCCGGCGCGGGTGAACGTCAACGGCGGCGGTATCGCCCTCGGTCACCCGATCGGCGCGACCGGTACCAAACTCTTCGCCACCCTGCTGCACGAACTGGAACGGCGGGAGGGGCGGTACGGCCTGCAGACCATGTGCGAAGGCGGCGGTACCGCGAACGTGACCATCATCGAACGCCTCTGA
- a CDS encoding TetR/AcrR family transcriptional regulator, translating into MSKPGTNSGRRAELLGIAAGLFAERGFVSTTVRDIADAAGILSGSLYHHFDSKEQIADEILTGFLDELFGTYAEIVDSRLGPRKTLEAVVAASFDSIHRRPAEVEIYQNEAKHLAKYPRFAYIGTRNAEFRKLWHDLLTEGIATGEFRADLDIELVYRFIRDTVWVAVRWYNPEGTLSAADVAAQYLGILLDGIATRRRRAKKET; encoded by the coding sequence ATGAGCAAGCCAGGAACGAACTCGGGCCGCCGCGCGGAACTGCTGGGCATCGCCGCGGGCCTGTTCGCCGAGCGCGGGTTCGTCTCCACCACCGTGCGGGACATCGCCGACGCGGCGGGCATCCTCTCCGGCAGCCTGTACCACCACTTCGACTCCAAGGAGCAGATCGCCGACGAGATCCTCACCGGGTTCCTCGACGAGCTGTTCGGCACCTACGCCGAGATCGTCGACTCGCGGCTCGGCCCGCGCAAGACGCTGGAGGCGGTGGTCGCGGCCTCGTTCGACTCCATCCACCGGCGGCCCGCCGAGGTGGAGATCTACCAGAACGAGGCCAAGCACCTGGCGAAGTACCCGCGGTTCGCCTACATCGGCACGCGCAACGCCGAGTTCCGCAAGCTCTGGCACGACCTGCTCACCGAGGGCATCGCCACCGGCGAGTTCCGCGCCGACCTGGACATCGAACTGGTCTACCGGTTCATCCGCGACACCGTCTGGGTGGCGGTGCGCTGGTACAACCCCGAGGGCACGCTGTCCGCGGCCGACGTGGCCGCCCAGTACCTCGGCATCCTGCTCGACGGCATCGCCACCCGGCGGCGCCGGGCCAAGAAGGAGACCTGA
- a CDS encoding sugar O-acetyltransferase encodes MGEHKGRMLRGELYKDNDPELVAERYRAQRLCAEFNGTEPDAGERREQLLRDLLGGLGEGSWIMPRFQCDYGYLIEIGSNSFLNYDAILLDCAPIRIGDDVSIGPRAQLLTALHPMEDHEARRQRWESAAPITIGNNVWFGGGVTVCAGVTVGDDTVVGAGSVVTRDLPSKVFAAGNPARVIRGL; translated from the coding sequence ATGGGTGAGCACAAGGGGCGCATGCTGCGCGGCGAGTTGTACAAGGACAACGATCCCGAGCTGGTCGCGGAGCGGTATCGGGCGCAGCGGTTGTGCGCCGAGTTCAACGGGACCGAGCCGGACGCGGGGGAGCGCCGGGAGCAGTTGTTGCGCGATCTGCTCGGCGGGCTCGGCGAAGGCTCCTGGATCATGCCCCGCTTCCAGTGCGACTACGGCTACCTCATCGAGATCGGCAGCAATTCCTTCCTCAACTACGACGCGATCCTCCTGGACTGCGCCCCCATCCGGATCGGGGACGACGTGTCGATCGGGCCGCGGGCGCAGTTGCTCACCGCGCTGCACCCGATGGAGGACCACGAGGCCCGTCGTCAGCGGTGGGAGAGCGCGGCCCCGATCACCATCGGGAACAACGTGTGGTTCGGCGGCGGGGTGACCGTGTGTGCGGGGGTTACCGTCGGCGACGACACCGTGGTCGGGGCGGGGAGCGTGGTCACCCGGGATCTGCCGTCGAAGGTGTTCGCGGCGGGCAATCCGGCGAGGGTGATCCGCGGCCTGTGA